A window of the Penaeus monodon isolate SGIC_2016 chromosome 11, NSTDA_Pmon_1, whole genome shotgun sequence genome harbors these coding sequences:
- the LOC119579049 gene encoding probable tRNA pseudouridine synthase 1 → MNTRKIIRSLNGVFPIVKPHGITSAEVLNTIKQQLYKELEIHKSGELKLGHGGTLDSTATGVMAVGIGNGCKKLKCLLHGDKKYQVQCQLGIATDTYNETGKVVTEMAYDHVTEELLRASLREFHGRIKQLPPLYSALKMNGRRYSDLAREGVEVTIEPRRVFCYEAHLTSFSPPYFGLLVSTGPGFYIRSLIHDLGQAVGSCAHVRELQRTKHGPFTLSDALPEDKWNAEQIMQSVTRFRNIIDKYYREYKMATFKDKW, encoded by the exons ATGAACACCAGAAAGATTATACGAAGTTTAAATGGAGTGTTCCCCATCGTAAAACCTCATGGGATCACCTCAGCTGAAGTTCTGAACACAATAAAGCAACAACTTTATAAAG AGCTTGAGATACATAAGTCTGGTGAGCTCAAACTGGGGCATGGGGGAACCTTGGACTCAACAGCAACAGGTGTTATGG CTGTCGGCATTGGAAATGGTTGTAAGAAACTGAAGTGTCTGTTGCACGGTGACAAGAAGTACCAGGTGCAGTGTCAACTCGGGATTGCAACAGATACATACAACGAGACTGGGAAAGTAGTGACGGAAATGGCCTATG ATCATGTAACAGAGGAATTGTTAAGAGCTAGTTTAAGGGAATTTCATGGTAGAATCAAGCAGCTGCCACCCCTGTATTCAGCTCTGAAAATGAATGGAAGAAGGTATTCAGATCTAGCAAG AGAAGGTGTCGAGGTTACTATAGAACCGAGGAGAGTGTTTTGCTACGAAGCACATCTGACATCTTTCAGTCCTCCATACTTTGGCTTGCTTGTGTCAACTGGCCCAGGTTTTTACATTCGAAGTCTAATTCATGACTTGGGACAAG CCGTTGGTTCCTGTGCACATGTTCGGGAACTCCAGAGAACCAAGCACGGTCCGTTCACTCTCAGCGATGCTTTACCCGAAGATAAATGGAATGCTGAGCAGATAATGCAGTCAGTCACCAGATTTAGGAATATTATTGATAAGTATTATAGAGAGTATAAAATGGCAACTTTTAAAGATAAATGGTGA